A DNA window from Staphylococcus warneri contains the following coding sequences:
- the smc gene encoding chromosome segregation protein SMC translates to MVYLKSIDAVGFKSFADHTDVQFDKGVTAIVGPNGSGKSNITDAIKWVLGEQSAKSLRGSKMEDIIFSGAEHRKPQNFAEVKLKLDNHSKKLQIDAEVVEVTRRLYRSGESEYYLNNDRARLKDIIDLFLDSGLGKEAFSIISQGRVDEILNAKPIDRRQIIEESAGVLKYKKRKAESVQKLDQTEDNLSRVEDILYDLEGRVEPLKEEAAIAKEYKQLSSEMKKSDVIVTVHDIDQYTQDNGQLDEQLNDLKSKQANKEAEQSQINQLLQKYKGQRQELDQNIEQLNYHLVKATEEFEKYSGQLNVLEERKKNQSETNARFEEEQDNLMSQLDNLKSEKDQAIQTLDQLKQKQKELNKTIQALESKLYVSDEQHDEKLEEIKNKYYTLMSEQSDVNNDIRFLEHTINENEAKKSRLDSRLVEAFNQLKDIQNNISNTDKEYQQVQKDMHNTEQQIKNIEKQLTESKQLQTEFENKLYQAYRYNEKLKSRIDSLATQEEDYTYFFNGVKHILKAKDKELNGIHGAVAEIIDVPSQLTQAIETALGASLQHVIVEDEKDGRQAIQFLKQRSLGRATFLPLNVIQPRYLATDIKSTAQASEGFVNIASDAVKVSSKYKNIVENLLGNTIIVDDLKHANDLARSIRYRTRIVTLEGDVVNPGGSMTGGGARKTKSILTQKDELTTMRHQLKDYQKQTHEFEKQFQTHQAQSEKLSETYFELSQSYNNLKEKAHGYELELDRLKKQETHLKDEHEEFEFEKNDGYQSDKSKATLEQKQHHLSEIQAQLKHLEEDIEKYTKLSKEGKETTTQTQQQLHQKQSDLAVVKERIKGQQQEIERLDKQLESTEQQLDTVKEKIQLFNSDEMMGEQAFDKIKSQIADKERTRSELNEQLDQMKQQRVDLNQMIEDNDSKLQECHQDLLSIENHYQDIKANQSKLDVLINHAIDHLNDEYQLTVERARSLYDNEDDIDQLRKKVKLTKMSIDELGPVNLNAIEQFEELNERYTFLNDQRTDLREAKSTLEQIINEMDKEVEDRFKETFHAVQSHFSDVFKQLFGGGQAELQLTENDYLAAGVDIIVQPPGKKLQHLSLLSGGERALSAIALLFAILKVRSAPFVILDEVEAALDEANVIRYAQYLNELSDQTQFIVITHRKGTMEFSDRLYGVTMQESGVSKLVSVNLNTIDEVMKEEEA, encoded by the coding sequence ATGGTTTATTTAAAATCAATAGACGCCGTAGGATTTAAATCATTTGCAGACCATACTGATGTGCAGTTTGATAAAGGCGTAACAGCTATTGTTGGTCCAAATGGTAGCGGTAAAAGTAATATTACGGATGCAATCAAATGGGTATTAGGCGAACAATCAGCGAAATCACTTCGTGGTTCTAAAATGGAAGATATTATCTTTTCAGGTGCTGAACATCGTAAACCTCAAAATTTTGCAGAAGTAAAATTAAAGTTAGATAATCATTCAAAGAAATTACAAATAGATGCAGAAGTGGTAGAGGTTACGCGACGTCTTTATAGAAGTGGCGAAAGTGAATACTATTTAAATAATGATCGTGCTCGTTTAAAAGATATCATTGATTTATTTTTAGATTCTGGTTTAGGTAAAGAAGCGTTCTCAATCATATCTCAAGGTAGAGTGGATGAGATTTTAAATGCTAAACCGATTGATCGTAGACAGATTATTGAAGAATCAGCAGGCGTTTTAAAATATAAAAAACGGAAAGCAGAATCTGTGCAAAAATTAGATCAAACTGAAGATAATTTGTCACGTGTAGAGGATATTCTTTATGATTTAGAAGGAAGAGTTGAACCTTTAAAAGAGGAAGCAGCGATTGCCAAAGAATATAAACAATTGTCATCTGAAATGAAAAAAAGCGATGTGATTGTGACTGTTCATGATATTGATCAATATACACAGGATAATGGTCAGTTAGATGAACAACTCAATGATTTAAAAAGTAAGCAAGCGAATAAAGAGGCTGAACAAAGTCAAATTAACCAATTGTTACAAAAGTATAAAGGTCAAAGACAAGAACTAGATCAAAATATAGAACAATTAAATTATCATTTAGTAAAAGCTACTGAAGAATTTGAGAAGTATTCTGGTCAACTTAATGTGCTTGAGGAAAGAAAAAAGAACCAATCTGAAACAAATGCAAGGTTTGAAGAAGAACAAGACAATTTAATGTCTCAATTAGACAATCTAAAATCCGAAAAAGACCAAGCTATACAAACATTAGACCAGCTAAAACAAAAGCAAAAAGAATTAAATAAAACGATACAAGCGTTAGAATCAAAGCTATATGTTTCCGATGAACAACATGATGAGAAATTAGAAGAAATTAAAAATAAATATTATACGTTAATGTCCGAACAATCAGATGTCAATAATGATATACGCTTTTTAGAACATACAATTAATGAAAACGAAGCGAAAAAATCGCGTTTAGATTCCAGATTAGTTGAAGCATTTAATCAATTAAAAGATATTCAAAATAATATTTCAAATACCGATAAAGAATATCAACAAGTTCAGAAAGACATGCATAATACTGAACAACAAATTAAAAATATCGAAAAACAATTAACTGAATCAAAGCAACTTCAAACAGAATTCGAAAATAAATTGTATCAAGCGTATCGATATAATGAAAAGTTAAAATCGCGAATTGATAGCCTCGCTACTCAGGAAGAAGATTACACTTACTTCTTTAATGGTGTTAAACATATACTTAAAGCTAAAGATAAAGAATTAAATGGTATTCACGGTGCAGTTGCGGAAATTATAGACGTTCCTTCTCAATTAACACAAGCGATTGAAACTGCTTTGGGCGCATCATTACAACATGTCATTGTAGAAGATGAAAAAGATGGTCGTCAGGCGATACAATTTTTAAAACAACGTAGTTTAGGGCGTGCCACTTTCCTACCTTTAAATGTTATTCAACCTAGATATTTGGCTACAGATATTAAATCAACAGCACAAGCTTCTGAGGGCTTTGTTAACATTGCTTCAGATGCTGTAAAAGTATCTTCTAAATATAAAAATATCGTAGAAAATTTACTAGGTAATACTATTATTGTAGATGATTTAAAACATGCGAATGATTTAGCAAGATCGATTCGTTATCGTACAAGAATTGTGACACTTGAAGGCGATGTTGTTAATCCAGGTGGTTCCATGACTGGTGGGGGTGCCCGCAAAACTAAAAGCATCTTAACACAAAAAGATGAGCTCACAACTATGCGTCACCAATTAAAAGATTATCAGAAGCAGACACACGAGTTTGAGAAACAATTCCAAACACATCAAGCGCAATCTGAAAAGTTAAGTGAAACATACTTTGAGTTAAGTCAAAGTTATAATAATTTAAAGGAAAAAGCACATGGCTATGAGTTAGAGCTTGATCGTTTGAAGAAACAAGAAACGCATTTAAAAGATGAACATGAAGAGTTTGAATTTGAAAAAAATGATGGTTATCAAAGTGATAAAAGTAAAGCAACACTTGAGCAAAAACAGCATCATCTTTCAGAAATTCAAGCACAACTTAAACATTTAGAAGAAGATATAGAAAAATATACCAAGCTATCTAAAGAAGGAAAAGAAACGACGACTCAAACTCAGCAACAATTACATCAAAAGCAATCCGATCTAGCAGTTGTCAAAGAACGAATTAAAGGACAACAGCAAGAAATCGAACGCTTAGATAAACAATTGGAAAGTACAGAACAACAACTTGATACAGTTAAAGAGAAAATTCAATTATTCAATTCAGATGAAATGATGGGTGAACAAGCTTTTGATAAAATCAAGTCACAAATTGCTGATAAAGAACGAACACGCTCTGAATTAAATGAACAACTTGATCAAATGAAGCAACAACGAGTTGACTTAAATCAGATGATTGAAGACAATGATAGTAAGCTACAAGAATGTCATCAAGATTTATTATCTATCGAAAATCACTATCAAGATATTAAAGCTAATCAATCTAAATTAGATGTACTCATTAATCATGCGATTGATCATTTGAATGATGAATATCAACTTACTGTTGAGCGTGCACGTTCGCTCTATGACAATGAAGACGATATTGATCAGCTACGTAAAAAGGTTAAACTAACTAAGATGTCAATTGACGAATTAGGTCCTGTTAATTTGAATGCGATTGAGCAATTTGAAGAATTAAATGAACGATATACATTTTTAAATGATCAAAGAACAGATTTAAGAGAAGCTAAATCCACTTTAGAACAGATTATCAATGAAATGGATAAAGAAGTAGAAGACAGATTTAAAGAAACGTTCCATGCTGTTCAAAGTCACTTTAGTGATGTCTTTAAACAACTATTTGGTGGTGGGCAAGCTGAATTACAATTAACAGAAAATGATTATTTAGCAGCGGGTGTCGATATTATTGTTCAACCTCCAGGTAAGAAACTACAACATTTATCTTTATTAAGTGGTGGAGAGCGCGCATTAAGTGCAATTGCTTTATTATTTGCTATATTAAAAGTAAGATCTGCACCATTTGTTATATTAGATGAGGTAGAAGCGGCACTTGATGAAGCCAATGTGATTCGATACGCACAATACCTCAATGAATTATCTGATCAAACACAATTTATCGTTATTACACATCGTAAAGGCACGATGGAATTTTCAGATCGACTTTACGGTGTAACAATGCAAGAATCAGGAGTATCAAAGTTAGTGAGTGTTAACCTAAATACAATAGATGAGGTTATGAAGGAGGAAGAAGCATGA
- the rnc gene encoding ribonuclease III, which translates to MTNHKKTEMINRFREQFAQKMHELGFEYNNIELYQQAFSHSSFINDFNMDRLDHNERLEFLGDAVLELTVSRYLFDKHPDLPEGNLTKMRATIVCEPSLVIFANKIKLNELILLGKGEEKTGGRTRPSLISDAFEAFVGALYLDQGLDIVWDFAEKIIFPYVEDDELDGVVDFKTQFQEFVHRQNKGDVTYRLIKEEGPAHHRLFTSEVILEKQAVAEGQGKTKKESEQKAAERAYKQMKNK; encoded by the coding sequence ATGACCAATCATAAAAAGACAGAAATGATTAACCGTTTTCGAGAGCAATTTGCACAGAAAATGCATGAACTAGGTTTTGAATATAATAATATAGAATTGTACCAACAGGCATTTTCTCATTCTAGCTTTATTAATGATTTTAATATGGATCGCTTAGACCATAATGAAAGATTAGAATTTTTAGGTGATGCGGTATTAGAATTGACGGTCTCACGTTATCTATTTGATAAACACCCAGATTTACCTGAGGGTAATTTAACAAAGATGAGAGCAACTATCGTATGTGAGCCTTCACTTGTAATATTTGCAAATAAAATAAAGTTAAATGAGCTGATTTTATTAGGAAAAGGTGAAGAGAAGACAGGTGGTAGAACACGACCTTCACTTATTTCTGATGCATTTGAAGCATTCGTTGGCGCCTTATATTTAGATCAAGGATTAGATATAGTGTGGGACTTTGCAGAAAAAATTATATTCCCATATGTAGAAGATGATGAATTAGATGGTGTAGTCGATTTTAAAACACAGTTCCAAGAATTTGTGCACAGACAAAATAAAGGTGATGTTACTTATCGCTTAATCAAAGAAGAAGGTCCAGCACACCACCGTTTATTCACATCAGAAGTTATTTTAGAAAAGCAAGCTGTTGCAGAAGGACAAGGTAAAACTAAGAAGGAGTCTGAACAAAAGGCAGCTGAACGTGCTTATAAACAAATGAAGAATAAATAG
- a CDS encoding acyl carrier protein, which translates to MENFDKVKDIIVDRLGVDADKVTEDASFKDDLGADSLDIAELVMELEDEFGTEIPDEEAEKINTVGDAVKYINSLEK; encoded by the coding sequence GTGGAAAACTTCGATAAAGTAAAGGATATCATCGTTGACCGTTTAGGTGTTGATGCTGATAAAGTAACTGAAGATGCATCTTTCAAAGATGATTTAGGCGCTGACTCACTTGATATCGCTGAATTAGTAATGGAATTAGAAGATGAATTTGGTACTGAAATTCCAGATGAAGAAGCTGAAAAAATCAACACTGTTGGTGATGCTGTTAAGTATATCAATAGTCTTGAAAAATAA
- the fabG gene encoding 3-oxoacyl-[acyl-carrier-protein] reductase has product MAKNALVTGASRGIGRSIAIQLAEEGYNVAVNYAGNQDKAEAVVSEIKEKGVESFAIQANVANGDEVKAMIKEVVSQFGSIDVLVNNAGITRDNLLMRMKEQEWDDVIDTNLKGVFNCIQKVTPQMLRQRSGSIINLSSVVGAVGNPGQANYVATKAGVVGLTKSAARELASRGITVNAVAPGFIVSDMTDALSDELKEQMLDQIPLSRFGEDTDIAHTVAFLASEKAKYITGQTIHVNGGMYM; this is encoded by the coding sequence ATGGCTAAAAATGCTTTAGTAACAGGGGCTTCACGAGGTATTGGTCGTAGTATTGCAATTCAATTAGCTGAAGAAGGTTATAATGTTGCAGTCAATTATGCAGGTAACCAAGATAAAGCAGAGGCAGTCGTTTCAGAAATTAAAGAAAAAGGTGTCGAAAGCTTTGCGATTCAAGCGAATGTTGCTAACGGTGACGAAGTAAAAGCAATGATTAAAGAAGTTGTGAGTCAATTTGGTTCTATTGATGTATTAGTTAATAATGCAGGTATTACACGTGATAATTTATTAATGCGTATGAAAGAACAAGAATGGGATGATGTGATTGATACTAACTTAAAAGGTGTATTCAATTGTATCCAAAAGGTTACGCCTCAAATGTTAAGACAACGTAGTGGTTCAATTATTAATTTATCAAGCGTAGTAGGAGCGGTTGGTAATCCAGGCCAAGCGAACTATGTAGCTACTAAAGCAGGTGTGGTAGGATTAACTAAATCTGCTGCACGTGAATTAGCATCACGAGGGATTACTGTAAATGCTGTTGCACCTGGTTTTATTGTTTCTGATATGACTGATGCTTTAAGTGATGAGTTGAAAGAACAAATGTTAGATCAAATTCCTTTATCACGTTTTGGTGAAGATACGGATATCGCTCATACTGTTGCATTCTTAGCTTCAGAAAAAGCAAAATACATTACTGGTCAAACGATTCATGTAAATGGCGGTATGTACATGTAG
- the fabD gene encoding ACP S-malonyltransferase, which yields MGKTAIIFPGQGAQKVGMAQDLYNVDGKATEVLNKAQESVDFDLLETMFTDEEGKLGETENTQPALLTHSIALLEALNHIDADYTMGHSLGEYSSLVASGVLSFEDAVKIVRKRGELMAQAFPNGVGSMAAVLGLDFDDVDKICKDLSTEDQLIEPANINSPGQIVVSGHKTLIDELVEKGKSLGAKRVLPLAVSGPFHSSMMNVIEEDFAAYINQFEWHDAKFPVVQNYNAEGETDAEVIKYHMVKQLYSPVQFIKSTEWLIEQGVDHFIEIGPGKVLSGLIKKINRDVKLTSIQTLEDVKGWNE from the coding sequence ATGGGTAAAACAGCAATTATTTTCCCAGGTCAAGGTGCACAAAAAGTCGGAATGGCACAAGATTTATATAATGTAGATGGAAAAGCTACAGAAGTATTAAATAAAGCACAAGAATCAGTAGATTTTGATTTATTGGAAACTATGTTTACAGATGAAGAAGGTAAATTAGGTGAAACTGAAAATACACAACCAGCTTTATTAACGCACAGTATTGCATTATTAGAAGCTTTAAATCATATCGATGCAGATTATACTATGGGTCATAGTTTAGGTGAATATTCAAGTTTAGTGGCAAGCGGTGTTTTATCATTTGAAGATGCCGTTAAGATTGTTCGTAAACGTGGTGAGCTTATGGCACAAGCATTCCCTAATGGTGTAGGTAGTATGGCTGCTGTTTTAGGTTTAGACTTTGATGACGTTGATAAAATTTGTAAAGATTTATCAACAGAAGACCAATTAATTGAACCAGCTAATATAAATTCACCTGGTCAAATCGTTGTCTCAGGTCATAAAACATTAATTGATGAATTAGTTGAAAAAGGTAAATCATTAGGTGCAAAACGTGTATTACCATTAGCTGTTTCTGGACCGTTCCATTCTTCAATGATGAATGTTATAGAAGAAGATTTTGCGGCATATATTAATCAATTTGAATGGCATGATGCTAAGTTTCCAGTCGTTCAAAATTACAATGCTGAAGGCGAAACGGATGCTGAGGTTATCAAATACCATATGGTAAAACAATTATACTCACCAGTTCAATTTATCAAATCAACTGAATGGTTAATCGAACAAGGTGTGGATCACTTTATTGAAATTGGTCCAGGAAAAGTATTATCTGGTTTAATTAAAAAAATTAATAGAGACGTAAAATTAACATCAATTCAAACACTTGAAGATGTGAAAGGATGGAATGAATAA
- the plsX gene encoding phosphate acyltransferase PlsX — protein sequence MVKIAVDMMGGDDAPGIVLEAVKKAVDDFKDLEIILFGDQEQYTLNHGRIDFRHCTEKIEMEDEPVRAIKRKKDSSMVKMAEAVKSGEADGCVSAGNTGALMSAGLFIVGRIKGVSRPALVVTLPTIDGKGFVFLDVGANADAKPEHLLQYAQLGNIYAQKIRGIKQPSVSLLNIGTEAAKGNTLTKKTYELMEAQNDFNFTGNVEAKTLMDGNVDVVVTDGFTGNMVLKNLEGTAKSIGKMLKETLLSSFKNKIAALVLKKDLNQFSQKMDYSEYGGSVLLGLDGTVVKAHGSSNAKAFYSAIRQAKIAGEQQIVQTMRETVGGTNG from the coding sequence ATGGTTAAAATTGCAGTAGATATGATGGGCGGAGATGACGCACCTGGAATCGTACTTGAAGCTGTTAAAAAAGCTGTTGACGATTTTAAAGATTTAGAAATCATCTTATTCGGTGATCAAGAGCAATATACATTAAATCATGGACGCATCGATTTTAGACATTGCACTGAAAAAATCGAAATGGAAGATGAACCAGTACGTGCAATTAAACGTAAAAAAGATAGTTCAATGGTTAAAATGGCCGAAGCAGTTAAATCTGGTGAAGCGGATGGATGTGTATCAGCTGGTAATACAGGTGCATTAATGTCAGCAGGTTTATTCATTGTTGGACGTATTAAAGGTGTATCAAGACCAGCACTAGTGGTTACTTTACCTACGATAGATGGTAAAGGGTTTGTATTCTTAGACGTAGGTGCTAATGCAGATGCTAAACCAGAACATTTATTACAATATGCACAGTTGGGTAATATCTATGCACAAAAAATTAGAGGTATCAAACAACCATCAGTCTCATTATTGAATATTGGTACAGAAGCAGCTAAAGGTAATACGTTAACTAAGAAAACTTATGAGTTAATGGAAGCGCAAAATGACTTTAATTTTACTGGTAATGTTGAAGCAAAAACTTTAATGGATGGTAACGTAGACGTCGTCGTTACAGATGGTTTTACAGGAAATATGGTTCTTAAGAACTTAGAGGGTACTGCTAAATCAATTGGTAAAATGTTAAAAGAAACATTACTTAGTAGCTTCAAAAATAAAATAGCTGCCTTAGTACTAAAAAAAGACTTAAATCAATTCTCTCAAAAAATGGATTACTCAGAGTATGGTGGTTCAGTATTATTAGGTTTAGATGGTACAGTTGTTAAAGCACATGGAAGTTCAAATGCTAAAGCGTTTTATTCAGCTATCCGTCAGGCTAAAATTGCGGGAGAACAACAAATTGTACAAACAATGAGAGAAACGGTAGGTGGAACTAATGGGTAA
- the fapR gene encoding transcription factor FapR: MKLKKNERRQAIQQAIENNPFITDNELCEMFQVSIQTIRLDRTHLNIPELRKRVKLVAEHNYDQIKSIEANEIIGDLVQLKPNDTATSMIEITSDSVFSKSQIARGHVLFAQANSLCVALIHNPTVLTQESDVKFLDKVKLNDTVKAVANVINQTNKHYLIEVNSYVKDKLVFNGKFKMFYISEDELNG, encoded by the coding sequence GTGAAATTAAAGAAAAATGAACGTAGACAGGCGATTCAGCAAGCCATTGAAAACAACCCCTTTATCACAGACAATGAACTGTGTGAAATGTTCCAAGTGAGTATTCAAACAATTCGACTTGATCGAACACATCTGAATATTCCAGAATTAAGAAAACGAGTAAAATTAGTAGCAGAACATAATTATGATCAAATTAAATCGATTGAGGCTAATGAAATTATAGGTGATTTAGTTCAATTGAAACCCAATGATACAGCTACTTCGATGATTGAAATTACAAGCGATTCCGTTTTCTCTAAATCACAAATTGCGCGTGGCCACGTTTTATTTGCACAGGCAAATTCCTTGTGTGTCGCACTTATACATAATCCGACGGTTTTAACACAAGAAAGCGATGTTAAATTTCTGGATAAAGTTAAATTAAATGATACAGTGAAAGCAGTAGCAAACGTAATCAATCAAACGAACAAACATTATTTAATAGAAGTAAATTCTTATGTGAAAGATAAATTAGTTTTTAATGGTAAATTTAAAATGTTCTATATAAGTGAGGATGAATTAAATGGTTAA
- the fakA gene encoding fatty acid kinase catalytic subunit FakA encodes MISKINGKLFADMIIQGAQNLSNNADLVDSLNVYPVPDGDTGTNMNLTITSGREEVENNLSQNIGELGKTFSKGLLMGARGNSGVILSQLFRGFCKNIETESEIDAQQLAESLQAGVETAYKAVMKPVEGTILTVAKDAAQAAMNKAESSKDCVEIMEATIEAAEKSLDNTPNLLAVLKEVGVVDSGGKGLLSVYEGFLKGLNGETVEASKPKLDTDTLVNDEHDFHGVINTEDIVYGYCTEMMVRFGKDKKEFKEDEFRQDMSEFGDSLLVINDDEIVKVHVHTEYPGQVFNYGQQYGELIKLKVENMREQHREVIKKEANNHKNDEPQTVETAIITISMGDGISDLFKSMGATHIISGGQTMNPSTEDIVKVIEQSECKRAIILPNNKNILMASEQAAEIVDAEAVVIPTKSVPQGIAALFQYDEGSSLEDNKSHMVTALDVVKSGSVTFAVRDTKIDGVEIKKDEFMGLAEDKIITSDADQFTATKQLLEAMLSEDSEILTIIAGEDANQQTTNQLVEWIESTYPDVEIENHNGQQPIYQYLFAVE; translated from the coding sequence ATGATTAGCAAAATCAATGGTAAATTATTTGCCGATATGATTATACAAGGGGCACAAAATTTATCTAATAATGCAGATTTAGTGGATTCGCTTAATGTATATCCAGTTCCAGATGGAGATACAGGGACAAATATGAATCTCACAATCACTTCTGGTCGTGAAGAAGTTGAAAATAATTTATCTCAAAACATTGGAGAACTAGGCAAAACTTTCTCCAAAGGTTTATTAATGGGTGCAAGAGGGAACTCTGGCGTTATTTTATCTCAATTATTTAGAGGATTCTGTAAAAATATCGAGACAGAATCTGAAATTGATGCACAACAGTTAGCTGAAAGTCTTCAAGCAGGTGTTGAGACAGCTTACAAGGCTGTAATGAAACCAGTTGAAGGGACAATTTTAACCGTTGCTAAAGATGCAGCGCAAGCAGCTATGAATAAAGCTGAGTCATCAAAGGACTGTGTTGAAATCATGGAAGCGACGATTGAAGCTGCTGAGAAATCATTAGACAATACACCAAACCTACTTGCAGTATTAAAAGAAGTAGGTGTTGTTGATAGTGGTGGTAAAGGACTATTATCTGTTTACGAAGGATTCTTAAAAGGTTTAAACGGTGAAACGGTTGAAGCTAGTAAGCCTAAATTAGATACAGATACATTGGTTAATGACGAACATGATTTTCATGGTGTAATTAATACAGAAGATATAGTATACGGATATTGTACAGAAATGATGGTACGTTTTGGTAAAGACAAGAAAGAATTTAAAGAAGACGAATTCCGTCAAGATATGAGCGAATTTGGAGATTCATTATTAGTGATTAATGATGATGAGATTGTGAAAGTACATGTTCATACCGAGTATCCTGGACAAGTATTTAATTATGGTCAACAATACGGTGAATTAATTAAACTTAAAGTTGAAAATATGAGAGAGCAACATCGCGAAGTAATTAAAAAAGAGGCAAATAATCATAAAAATGATGAGCCACAAACTGTAGAAACAGCTATTATTACTATTTCTATGGGAGATGGAATCTCGGATTTATTCAAATCAATGGGTGCTACACATATTATCAGTGGTGGGCAAACAATGAACCCGTCTACAGAGGATATAGTAAAAGTCATAGAACAATCAGAATGTAAGCGTGCGATTATATTACCTAATAATAAAAACATTTTAATGGCAAGTGAACAAGCCGCAGAAATCGTTGACGCAGAAGCAGTAGTGATTCCTACTAAGTCTGTTCCTCAAGGTATTGCAGCTTTATTCCAATATGACGAAGGTTCATCATTAGAAGATAATAAGAGTCATATGGTTACTGCACTAGATGTCGTTAAATCTGGCTCAGTTACATTTGCAGTTAGAGACACTAAAATTGATGGTGTTGAAATTAAAAAAGATGAATTTATGGGGCTTGCAGAAGATAAAATTATAACAAGTGATGCTGATCAATTTACCGCTACTAAACAATTGTTAGAAGCAATGCTTTCTGAAGATAGTGAGATTTTAACAATTATTGCTGGTGAAGATGCAAATCAACAAACAACAAATCAACTTGTTGAATGGATAGAATCTACGTATCCAGATGTTGAAATTGAAAATCATAACGGTCAACAACCTATATATCAGTATTTATTTGCTGTTGAATAA
- a CDS encoding Asp23/Gls24 family envelope stress response protein → MTLEISNDYGKIDISNEVIASVVGGKAVECYGIVGMASRQQVRDGIAEILGHENYARGIKVREEDGNVDIDMYIIVSYGVKISEVANNVQSTVKYTLESTLNVKVNSVNIFVQGVRLNQTGKKI, encoded by the coding sequence ATGACATTAGAAATTTCAAATGATTACGGTAAAATTGATATTTCGAATGAAGTCATCGCCTCAGTTGTAGGTGGAAAAGCTGTTGAATGTTACGGCATTGTTGGTATGGCATCTAGACAGCAAGTAAGAGATGGCATCGCAGAAATTTTAGGCCATGAGAATTATGCAAGAGGCATTAAAGTTCGTGAAGAGGACGGAAATGTTGATATAGACATGTATATTATAGTAAGTTATGGTGTGAAAATTTCAGAAGTGGCGAACAATGTTCAGTCAACTGTTAAATATACATTAGAGTCAACGCTTAATGTAAAAGTGAATTCAGTTAATATCTTTGTACAAGGTGTTAGATTAAACCAAACGGGCAAAAAGATTTAG
- the rpmB gene encoding 50S ribosomal protein L28 yields MGKQCYVTGRKASTGNNRSHALNANKRRWNANLQKVRILVDGKPKKVWVSARALKSGKVTRV; encoded by the coding sequence ATGGGTAAACAATGTTACGTAACAGGTCGTAAAGCTTCGACTGGTAATAATCGTTCACACGCTTTAAATGCGAACAAACGCAGATGGAACGCTAACCTTCAAAAAGTTAGAATTCTTGTTGACGGAAAACCTAAAAAAGTTTGGGTTTCTGCACGTGCTTTAAAATCTGGTAAAGTTACTAGAGTTTAA
- a CDS encoding thiamine diphosphokinase → MKINLLCSDRNIPKNLFQHHNQEAWAGIDRGALILIQNQIDPVFSVGDFDSVNNQERQLLATQLNIHPVKAEKDDTDLGLGVAQAVEEGYQDIHIYGATGGRLDHFMGVVQILLKSEYIHKGINFKIIDEQNEIILLTSGMYTISPHTHYQYVSFIPVSGEPVLSLAGFKYNLDKEKLVRGSTLTISNEVENPNAKIEIQNGLVLQIRSKDL, encoded by the coding sequence ATGAAAATCAATTTATTGTGCTCAGATAGAAATATTCCTAAAAATCTATTTCAACATCATAATCAAGAAGCATGGGCTGGTATAGATAGGGGAGCATTGATTTTAATTCAGAATCAAATCGATCCTGTGTTTTCTGTGGGGGATTTTGATTCTGTTAATAATCAAGAGCGTCAACTTTTAGCAACACAATTGAATATTCATCCTGTTAAAGCTGAAAAAGATGATACAGATTTAGGCTTAGGTGTTGCTCAAGCTGTTGAAGAAGGGTATCAAGATATTCATATATATGGCGCTACTGGTGGTCGATTAGATCATTTTATGGGTGTGGTTCAAATTTTGTTAAAATCAGAATATATTCATAAAGGCATCAATTTTAAAATAATTGATGAGCAAAATGAAATTATATTACTGACTTCTGGTATGTACACTATTTCACCACATACTCATTATCAATATGTTTCTTTCATACCTGTGAGTGGAGAACCTGTATTATCGTTGGCAGGATTTAAATATAATTTGGATAAGGAAAAGTTGGTAAGAGGATCTACATTAACTATATCTAATGAAGTTGAAAATCCAAATGCAAAAATCGAAATTCAGAATGGACTTGTGTTACAAATTAGAAGTAAAGATTTGTAG